A portion of the Anoplopoma fimbria isolate UVic2021 breed Golden Eagle Sablefish chromosome 15, Afim_UVic_2022, whole genome shotgun sequence genome contains these proteins:
- the nipal3 gene encoding NIPA-like protein 3 yields MMDFSSNGDSYTDNLIGTLLAIFGNVLVSISLSIQKYSHVKLAGTKDLRAFYRTKTWWCGFVLICLGEGANFVSYAFAPIAIIATLNAVSALTSSILGLIFLREKLKPKDFAKRYGLSFLGSILTISGTFLFVAFGPNAHEKLQAENIVTHLVGWPVLLYLLLEIITFCLLLYFYKQHNANYLVIILMLVALLSSVTVITVKAVSGMLVLTIEGNMQLDYPIFSVMCVCMVASVVFQARFLSQACKLYDSSLIAGVNYILSTVFAVLAGAVFYIEFRNEDILHICMFLLGSAFCFLGVFLITKNRKKTKTFEPYVTMDMVNGVPTIHDKGLFVQPDTNGSFSYGALVNNDGAAPATLPVHLEQPPVGSISTDPSRSPPNLKED; encoded by the exons atGATGGACTTCAGCAGCAACGGAGACTCCTACACG GATAATCTCATTGGAACATTGCTTGCTATTTTTGGGAACGTGCTTGTCAGCATCTCCTTAAGTATTCAG AAATACAGCCATGTGAAGTTAGCCGGAACCAAAGACCTGCGTGCCTTCTACCGCACCAAAACCTGGTGGTGTGGTTTTGTACTGATATGTCTCGGGGAGGGAGCCAACTTTGTTTCCTATGCCTTCGCCCCCATCGCCATCATCGCAACCCTAAACGCCGTGTCCGCCCTTA cgAGCTCAATTTTGGGTCTTATTTTTCTGCGTGAGAAATTGAAGCCAAAGGACTTTGCAA AGCGCTATGGGCTGTCCTTCCTGGGCTCTATTCTTACCATCAGTGGGACATTCCTCTTTGTAGCATTTGGACCAAACGCTCATGAAAAACTCCAAGCAGAGAACATTGTGACACACCTTGTTGGATGGCCTGTTCTCTTGTATCTG CTCCTGGAGATCATCACGTTCTGCCTGCTTCTTTACTTCTACAAACAGCACAATGCTAACTACCTCGTTATTATTCTGATGCTGGTCGCGCTACTGA GCTCGGTCACAGTCATCACAGTGAAGGCGGTGTCAGGCATGTTGGTTCTCACCATCGAGGGCAACATGCAGCTTGACTACCCGATCtttagtgtcatgtgtgtgtgcatggtggCTTCAGTGGTCTTCCAGGCCAG aTTTCTCTCCCAGGCGTGTAAGCTGTACGACTCATCTCTGATTGCCGGCGTCAACTACATCCTCTCCACTGTCTTTGCCGTGTTAGCTG GTGCTGTGTTTTACATAGAGTTTAGGAATGAAGACATTCTTCAcatctgcatgtttttgttgGG ATCTGCATTCTGTTTCCTTGGGGTCTTTCTCATCaccaaaaacaggaaaaagacCAAGACCTTTGAGCCCTATGTCACTATGGATATGGTTAATG GTGTCCCGACTATTCATGACAAGGGCCTTTTTGTCCAGCCAGACACCAATGGTTCTTTCTCCTATGGGGCTCTGGTCAACAACGATGGAGCAGCTCCTGCGACTCTACCAGTCCACCTGGAACAACCACCGGTCGGCTCGATATCCACGGATCCATCTCGCAGCCCCCCTAACCTTAAAGAagattaa